The proteins below come from a single Acinonyx jubatus isolate Ajub_Pintada_27869175 chromosome A1, VMU_Ajub_asm_v1.0, whole genome shotgun sequence genomic window:
- the LOC106988435 gene encoding olfactory receptor 14A16-like: MQNVSTKMNNISVATEFLILGFSGPWSLQFLQCVLFTVIYLFALRGNGLIITITSLDPCLHTPMYFFFLKNLSLLDICLISAVVPKTVANSLTRSNSISFFGCVTQVFLVPFSAGAELFLLTLMSVDRYAAICHLLHYEAIMNRGTCVQTVALSWLTSGFISVIHTAGTFSLSYCGFNEIQQFFCDIPQLLAITCSENITVEIVLILVNAVLDVFCFICITFSYICIFYTVRKIPSTKRQSKTYSTCLPHLAVVILFLSTAFIAYLKPILGCTSFTDLVLSSFYILLPPSLNPIIYSLRNKAMKSGLGKLIPRRLLRKENVLNFLQE, from the coding sequence atgcagAATGTTTcaacaaaaatgaacaatattTCAGTGGCGACAGAATTTCTTATCTTGGGATTTTCAGGCCCATGGAGTCTTCAGTTCTTACAATGTGTGCTTTTTACAGTAATTTACCTGTTTGCCCTGAGGGGGAATGGCCTCATTATTACCATAACATCCTTGGACCCATGCCTGCACAcacccatgtattttttttttttaaagaatctgtcTCTGTTAGATATCTGTCTCATTTCAGCTGTTGTGCCCAAAACTGTTGCCAATTCCTTGACCCGCAGCAATTCTATCTCATTTTTTGGCTGTGTCACCCAGGTCTTCCTGGTGCCTTTTTCAGCAGGGGCAGAGCTGTTCCTCCTTACACTGATGTCTGTTGACCGTTATGCTGCCATTTGCCATCTACTGCACTATGAAGCCATCATGAACAGGGGCACGTGTGTGCAGACAGTGGCTCTGTCCTGGCTCACTAGTGGCTTTATATCTGTTATACATACAGCAGGAACCTTTTCCTTATCTTACTGTGGATTCAATGAAATTCAACAATTCTTTTGTGATATTCCCCAGTTGTTAGCTATTACTTGCTCAGAGAATATAACTGTAGAAATTGTACTCATTCTTGTTAATGCAGTCCTGGATGTCTTCTGCTTTATTTGCATCACATTCTCCTACATCTGCATCTTCTACACTGTCAGAAAGATACCATCCACGAAAAGGCAGTCAAAAACCTATTCCACTTGCCTTCCACATTTGGCAGTTGTTATACTTTTTCTCTCAACTGCTTTTATTGCTTACCTGAAACCTATTTTAGGGTGTACATCATTCACTGATCTTGTTCTatcttctttctatattttgttaCCCCCTTCCCTTAATCCTATCATCTACAGCCTAAGAAACAAGGCAATGAAGTCAGGTCTGGGAAAGCTGATCCCTAGAAGACTCTTGAGAAAGGAGAATGTCCTTAATTTTCTCCAAGAGTAG